In Sedimentibacter sp. MB31-C6, one genomic interval encodes:
- a CDS encoding N-6 DNA methylase, protein MLDVKDIKFPMYKGLESQFEHNVYKYLEETIGSYGYSVKIKKTEYPNVDNALTKGGKLKCDAYIFNNEDKKDYSNNLIALFELESNEPTSKLEDGIKQMHSYCNLLNTRYLAGTYKTMNKVIKAIVYDGQSLCVWDYNIETKDINPLIGNPSTFAGEEMNNSIKLRFLDYFAPIEKRKDETSESKTINDIKDHLRANRLLQANKSFLMTILAAIYGKKKDDNFESALSKLEADIADNESSGILREWRAFEPKIDYNRPNSATKAAINEKLYADAKTLWYLSQNKNMDLYGFIYEELAEEKSKQDEGEYYTSRHIIAPIISSVLQKYAFPQWKIEKGTPKNKVIKTLLNKKIIDPFCGSGGFLYELLRFLKIKYQCSDSDVNRVANTSLFGFDKNDIMSAFLNMYLIGDGATKLCQVTSTINWQNMWNYEIVDGRALLIDNKDKLEKNITNNKSTFKYLLNSLINWSKIADTFKINIELDTLDDFYKYIMDNEKITEDEFFYKLIEYKKEGECVLKYLYDLFIKCSQDKTNCPSFLNFKNNLGNTDLLITNIPYGSIDDARLTTKEKGTLESLSLKQCIDMLTPSTFRNATYNEITNRYEDDVNGKPKSNFDGGIATIILPNGIFESETNKELRDYLFSRCNILSVIKLPTLTFAPYASIQTFVITIQKKSPFEYSSTNQGKNCFFYIVDNDGKANSKTRFDTELIGTSPITIKDNSNNEINTIIHEYLHDDFAINIEQYPEGYMSKLERAWIYGHTFSKTDIWNQKRYNEKWNGKEWEKITDTSKKWCFSKLVEKTFEKQIEKENKPTLKLFQNCIKNIEDFSTFDIEQQKKLAFKTLKRSLIDDITSAKVYVSKNGKETIKFLPEKISNIKFIRNILKDNYTVLTKGQSTSDKGEKIIELDLDKTYDLFENLDLALFPKTINEIEVFLNNIEEIVIVENEVSFFIKETYKQYTLIPENYLDKKEEFMSIEDVVSNIRRLRNMMRES, encoded by the coding sequence ATGCTAGATGTTAAAGATATTAAATTTCCAATGTACAAGGGGCTTGAATCCCAATTCGAACATAATGTATATAAATATTTGGAAGAAACAATAGGTAGTTATGGATATAGTGTGAAAATTAAAAAAACAGAATATCCAAATGTTGATAATGCATTAACTAAAGGCGGTAAATTAAAATGTGATGCATACATTTTCAATAATGAAGATAAAAAAGATTATTCAAATAATTTAATTGCTCTGTTTGAATTAGAAAGCAATGAACCTACTTCAAAATTAGAAGATGGAATTAAACAAATGCATTCTTATTGTAACTTATTAAATACTAGGTATCTAGCTGGTACATATAAAACTATGAATAAGGTAATAAAAGCAATTGTATATGATGGACAATCTTTATGTGTTTGGGATTACAACATAGAAACAAAAGATATTAATCCGCTTATTGGCAATCCTTCTACGTTTGCCGGTGAAGAAATGAACAATAGTATTAAATTAAGATTTTTAGACTATTTTGCTCCTATTGAAAAAAGAAAAGATGAAACTTCTGAATCTAAAACAATTAATGATATAAAGGATCATTTAAGAGCAAATAGATTATTACAAGCAAATAAGTCTTTTCTAATGACTATTTTAGCTGCAATATACGGGAAGAAAAAAGATGATAATTTTGAGAGTGCCTTAAGTAAATTAGAAGCTGATATTGCAGATAATGAATCATCTGGCATCTTGAGGGAATGGAGGGCTTTTGAACCAAAAATAGATTATAATAGACCTAATTCAGCTACTAAAGCCGCTATTAATGAAAAATTATATGCTGATGCTAAAACATTATGGTATCTATCACAAAATAAAAATATGGATCTATACGGATTCATATATGAAGAGTTAGCAGAAGAGAAAAGTAAGCAAGATGAGGGAGAATACTATACTTCTAGACATATAATAGCCCCTATCATTTCATCAGTGCTTCAAAAATATGCATTTCCACAATGGAAAATAGAAAAGGGAACTCCAAAAAATAAAGTAATAAAAACATTATTAAACAAGAAAATAATAGACCCATTTTGTGGTAGTGGGGGATTTTTATATGAGCTTTTAAGATTTCTGAAAATTAAGTATCAGTGTTCTGATTCTGATGTTAATAGAGTAGCAAATACCTCACTATTTGGTTTTGATAAAAATGATATAATGTCTGCTTTTTTAAATATGTATCTTATAGGAGATGGAGCCACAAAACTATGCCAAGTTACATCAACAATAAACTGGCAAAATATGTGGAATTATGAAATTGTGGATGGTAGAGCATTATTAATAGATAATAAAGATAAGTTAGAAAAAAATATTACTAATAATAAGTCTACTTTTAAATATCTATTAAATTCATTAATTAATTGGTCAAAAATAGCTGATACATTTAAAATAAATATTGAATTAGATACTTTAGACGATTTTTATAAATATATTATGGATAATGAGAAAATAACAGAAGATGAATTTTTTTATAAGCTAATCGAATACAAAAAAGAAGGCGAGTGTGTCTTAAAATATCTATATGATTTATTTATAAAATGCTCACAAGATAAAACTAATTGCCCTTCCTTTTTAAATTTTAAAAATAATTTAGGTAATACAGATTTATTAATTACTAATATACCATATGGTTCTATTGATGATGCGAGGCTTACAACAAAAGAAAAAGGTACATTAGAATCATTATCGTTAAAACAATGTATAGATATGTTAACACCTTCAACTTTTAGAAATGCAACATATAATGAAATAACAAATCGTTATGAAGATGATGTAAATGGAAAACCAAAGTCAAATTTTGATGGAGGAATTGCAACTATAATATTACCAAACGGAATTTTTGAAAGTGAAACTAATAAGGAACTAAGAGATTATTTGTTTTCAAGATGTAACATATTATCTGTTATAAAGTTGCCAACTTTAACATTTGCTCCTTATGCTTCAATTCAAACCTTTGTTATTACTATACAAAAAAAATCACCATTTGAATATAGTTCGACAAATCAAGGAAAAAATTGCTTTTTCTATATAGTTGACAATGATGGCAAGGCAAATTCTAAAACCCGATTTGATACTGAGTTGATAGGTACAAGCCCTATAACAATAAAAGATAATAGTAATAACGAAATAAATACTATAATACATGAGTATTTACATGATGATTTCGCTATAAATATCGAGCAGTATCCTGAAGGTTATATGTCAAAGTTAGAAAGAGCATGGATTTACGGCCATACATTTAGTAAAACAGATATTTGGAATCAAAAAAGATATAATGAAAAATGGAATGGGAAGGAATGGGAAAAAATTACAGATACCTCTAAGAAGTGGTGTTTTTCTAAATTAGTTGAAAAGACCTTTGAAAAACAAATTGAAAAGGAAAATAAACCCACTTTAAAATTATTTCAAAACTGTATAAAAAATATTGAAGATTTTTCTACATTTGATATTGAACAACAAAAAAAGTTGGCTTTTAAAACACTAAAAAGAAGCCTGATAGATGATATTACTTCAGCGAAAGTGTATGTTTCAAAAAATGGTAAAGAAACTATTAAATTTCTTCCTGAAAAAATTAGTAATATAAAATTTATTAGAAATATATTAAAAGATAATTACACAGTATTGACAAAAGGTCAATCTACATCAGATAAAGGTGAAAAAATTATAGAATTAGATTTAGACAAAACATATGATTTATTTGAAAATCTAGATTTAGCCTTATTTCCTAAAACGATTAATGAAATAGAGGTATTTCTAAATAATATAGAGGAAATTGTAATTGTTGAAAATGAAGTATCTTTTTTTATAAAGGAAACTTATAAGCAATATACATTAATTCCAGAAAATTATTTGGATAAAAAAGAAGAATTTATGTCCATAGAAGATGTAGTGTCTAATATTAGGAGATTACGAAATATGATGAGGGAGTCGTAA
- a CDS encoding helix-turn-helix domain-containing protein: protein MSATITMSNYIFSSQIDLHSKIVYAGLKKYSNSEGLCFPSRNTLAEICKISLSTLRKAINNLVEAKIVNKESRFRQNGSQTSNLYSLTPFMTSGDYYFKIRSDIFDLHLSEQEIIVYMYLCSCSNKDYECFPSIKQIANACSISQTSVKVAIKELIKRDLIIKDNQYRIDGGKRNNLYKIVTEEDNNIVNENEIIDQKEYIMEKDQNSDNLYKTKINKEIFNQDKVINKGEIKENDKCKQSKYIFNTDIPGEKIKVNIRDDIFDFKLSKHSALVYLYICTYSELKVRNMPSYEKIAEVCKISMAKVANAILELKTSGLIDKIKQEKTNNTMVNIEPPPWTIQNTLHSRQKITHN from the coding sequence ATGTCAGCTACAATTACAATGTCAAATTATATATTTAGTAGTCAAATAGATTTACATAGCAAAATCGTATATGCAGGGTTAAAAAAATATTCAAATAGTGAGGGGTTATGTTTTCCGTCTAGAAATACACTAGCAGAAATATGTAAGATTTCATTATCAACACTTAGAAAAGCTATTAATAATTTAGTAGAAGCAAAGATAGTAAATAAAGAATCTAGATTTAGACAAAACGGAAGTCAAACATCAAACTTATATTCATTAACACCATTTATGACTTCTGGAGATTATTATTTCAAAATTAGAAGTGATATATTTGATTTGCATTTATCAGAACAAGAAATAATAGTATATATGTATCTGTGCTCTTGTTCAAATAAAGATTATGAATGCTTTCCATCAATTAAGCAAATAGCCAATGCTTGTAGTATTAGCCAGACAAGTGTAAAAGTAGCTATAAAGGAATTAATAAAAAGAGATTTAATTATAAAAGATAATCAATATAGAATAGATGGAGGAAAAAGAAACAATTTATATAAAATAGTAACAGAAGAAGATAACAATATAGTAAATGAAAATGAAATTATTGATCAAAAGGAATATATTATGGAAAAAGATCAGAATTCAGACAATTTGTATAAAACAAAAATTAATAAAGAAATATTCAATCAGGACAAGGTAATAAATAAAGGTGAAATAAAAGAAAATGATAAATGTAAACAGAGTAAATACATATTTAATACGGATATACCTGGTGAAAAAATAAAAGTAAATATTCGAGACGATATTTTCGATTTTAAGCTATCAAAACATAGTGCGTTAGTGTATTTGTATATATGTACTTATAGTGAGCTAAAAGTTAGAAATATGCCTTCTTATGAGAAAATTGCAGAAGTATGTAAAATTAGCATGGCAAAAGTAGCAAATGCTATATTAGAATTAAAAACAAGTGGATTAATTGATAAAATAAAACAAGAAAAAACAAATAATACCATGGTCAATATAGAACCTCCACCATGGACAATACAAAACACCCTCCATAGTCGTCAGAAAATAACCCATAACTAG
- a CDS encoding single-stranded DNA-binding protein — MNNVNLIGRLARDPELRFVPSTGMAVANMVIAVDKEMSKEKKQEMSAQGKPTADFINVTIFGKSAENCTTYLNKGSLCAVHGRLTTNNYTTQTGEKRYSTQVTAVRVEFLGGSKKTEEAVDMDIQPDSTFYDNLPSDEEEVL; from the coding sequence ATGAATAATGTAAATTTAATTGGAAGATTAGCAAGAGATCCAGAACTGAGGTTTGTTCCTTCAACAGGTATGGCAGTTGCAAATATGGTTATAGCTGTTGATAAAGAGATGTCTAAAGAAAAGAAACAAGAAATGTCTGCACAAGGGAAACCTACAGCCGACTTTATTAACGTAACTATCTTTGGTAAGTCAGCAGAAAATTGTACCACTTATCTTAACAAAGGTAGTTTATGTGCAGTACATGGAAGATTAACAACAAATAATTATACTACACAAACAGGAGAAAAAAGGTATTCAACACAAGTTACAGCAGTAAGGGTAGAATTCTTAGGTGGAAGTAAAAAAACAGAAGAAGCAGTAGACATGGATATACAGCCTGATTCAACATTCTATGATAATTTACCTAGTGATGAAGAGGAGGTGCTTTAA
- a CDS encoding restriction endonuclease → MIIILGYLWFQRFIIKNKDICSEMNIIDHMKGTEFEFYVRDLYIKLGYKAYTTPTNNDFGANV, encoded by the coding sequence ATGATTATAATCTTAGGTTATCTTTGGTTTCAAAGATTTATAATAAAAAACAAAGATATATGTTCGGAAATGAATATAATTGACCATATGAAAGGTACAGAATTTGAATTTTATGTTAGAGATTTATATATTAAACTAGGATATAAAGCGTATACAACCCCTACAAATAATGATTTTGGAGCAAATGTATAG
- a CDS encoding DUF3644 domain-containing protein, with the protein MSLRKGKTKTILESSIDSALLAVEIYNKPRTTFRVENYISLMIMAWTRLFHAHFNNTIGSKYFYKDKRGNYIRINGERKAWDLFECIKKYGNLSQAETDNLKFFIKLRNKIEHRHIEKETLDTLIFGECQALLYNYENILVNFFGDDYSINENLAFSLQFSRVMTKEQKQAQKNLLSKEVKSLVEYINKYRSELSEDVFNSQEYSVKFIAIPKVASGSRNDLSVEFIKWDSLTSEEQDEVQKLTAIVKDKVVKKEGVNTGRYRPSIVSELVNKKGVTEFKSNPHHTYCWKLFNVRPVGNAEDPFDTNTNYCYYDEAHDDYLYTDKWVDFLVNLFINEKIKLDILSGLVHANKTLNIKEYE; encoded by the coding sequence ATGAGTTTAAGAAAAGGAAAAACTAAAACAATTCTTGAAAGTTCTATTGATAGTGCTTTGTTAGCTGTTGAAATATATAACAAGCCTAGAACTACTTTTAGGGTTGAAAACTATATTTCGTTAATGATAATGGCTTGGACTCGATTATTTCATGCACATTTTAACAATACAATTGGAAGTAAATACTTCTATAAAGATAAGAGAGGTAACTATATAAGGATAAATGGTGAAAGAAAAGCATGGGACCTATTTGAATGTATTAAAAAGTATGGCAACTTATCTCAAGCAGAAACTGATAATTTAAAATTTTTTATAAAGTTAAGAAATAAAATAGAACATAGACATATTGAAAAAGAAACGCTCGATACCCTAATTTTTGGCGAATGTCAAGCTTTGCTATACAACTATGAAAATATATTAGTGAACTTTTTTGGAGACGATTATAGTATTAATGAAAATTTAGCTTTTTCTTTGCAATTTTCCCGAGTTATGACTAAAGAACAAAAACAAGCACAAAAAAATCTTTTATCAAAAGAAGTTAAGAGTTTAGTAGAATACATTAATAAGTATCGTTCAGAATTATCTGAGGATGTGTTTAATAGCCAAGAGTATTCTGTAAAATTTATTGCGATACCAAAAGTTGCTAGTGGAAGTAGAAATGACCTTTCAGTCGAATTTATTAAGTGGGATTCTTTAACTTCTGAAGAACAAGATGAAGTCCAAAAACTAACGGCAATTGTAAAGGATAAGGTAGTTAAAAAAGAAGGTGTAAATACAGGTAGATATCGACCATCAATTGTATCTGAATTAGTAAATAAAAAAGGTGTAACTGAATTCAAATCAAATCCTCATCATACATATTGTTGGAAGTTATTCAATGTACGTCCTGTAGGTAATGCTGAGGATCCATTCGATACGAACACTAATTATTGTTATTATGATGAGGCACATGATGATTATCTTTATACTGATAAATGGGTAGATTTTTTAGTGAATTTATTTATTAACGAAAAGATAAAGTTAGATATATTAAGTGGATTGGTACATGCTAACAAAACACTTAATATTAAAGAATACGAGTAA
- a CDS encoding C40 family peptidase, translating into MKLEDSKSKITSKINTSKSRLKGKLYVNKKYGRKYVNSKKSLPNKQSIKKYNNKNKKVKDVRFNNTINAIKDNVSESAEQDIGIQAYIDTLNKSDKVINVASIPFKSVKTIKNINKTIHDSKHINSITDTKKFYKKFKAIKGNQKVVKASFKDSSNKIRPKPSGKINKKYLLKKGGIKLQKDSTTLSVNTKNRIVDNLRDSDGSSGIQAYLQTDKNIRRGLDIVDSTKKVITSTTKATKYSREVLHGSRNYIKERISNNKSKRYQNIKKNISKTNKIKTGSKKIKSKNNAILLKNAKKRIAHKHIYGRKATSILKGIIVGVGKFAKTTIVLTNPYILIGSILVVLMIIILTSISGIVGSVLSQNYFITDDNIALMYKERIELLDTELIEEIEELKNDNKYDSSKIIYIGDKSGIYTNFQEIFAIASVKFEQDLSFSKKEEDFIEDIYEKIYDIKISKEKYTVTRNGEDIDKTRKIITVYTYDMESIMNKTKLDEEQRSWSRRLVSNFSEQFPEYAHQYGELTQDEIKDLIVNAPRFSDKKQQKLYDTALSIVGKVKYFWGGKSSAGWNNEWGESTLVTSPGSDTTDTYKPYGLDCSGYVDWVYKTSGIGKMLSGGGTAYQWGKSYPINSDELQVGDLAFLQMPNSSGINHVGIYIGKDDENNNLYAHCQWGTGVTVNGYKGFKYFRRVVRFD; encoded by the coding sequence ATGAAGCTAGAAGATTCTAAAAGTAAAATTACATCTAAAATTAACACTTCTAAAAGTAGATTAAAAGGGAAACTATATGTTAATAAAAAATATGGAAGAAAGTATGTTAATTCAAAAAAATCTCTGCCTAACAAACAAAGTATTAAGAAATATAATAATAAGAATAAAAAGGTAAAAGATGTAAGGTTTAATAATACCATTAATGCTATTAAAGATAATGTATCAGAGTCAGCAGAGCAGGATATAGGTATACAAGCTTATATTGATACTTTAAATAAATCAGATAAAGTAATTAACGTTGCAAGTATTCCTTTTAAAAGCGTAAAGACAATTAAAAATATTAATAAAACTATACATGATAGTAAACATATAAATAGTATTACAGATACTAAGAAATTTTATAAAAAATTTAAAGCAATTAAGGGTAATCAAAAGGTTGTTAAAGCAAGTTTTAAAGATTCTTCAAATAAGATAAGACCTAAACCTTCAGGTAAAATAAATAAAAAATATTTATTAAAAAAAGGAGGTATAAAACTTCAAAAAGATAGTACTACATTATCAGTTAATACAAAAAATAGAATAGTCGATAATCTTAGAGATTCGGATGGAAGTTCAGGGATACAAGCATATTTGCAAACAGATAAGAATATAAGGCGTGGTTTAGATATTGTAGATTCAACAAAAAAAGTAATAACAAGTACTACTAAAGCAACTAAATATTCTAGGGAAGTATTGCATGGCTCTAGAAACTATATTAAAGAACGCATTTCAAACAATAAAAGTAAAAGGTATCAAAATATAAAAAAAAATATTTCAAAAACAAATAAAATTAAAACTGGATCAAAAAAGATTAAATCAAAAAATAATGCGATACTTTTAAAAAATGCGAAGAAGAGAATTGCACACAAACATATATATGGTAGAAAAGCTACAAGTATCTTAAAGGGTATTATCGTAGGAGTTGGTAAATTTGCAAAAACAACAATTGTATTAACAAATCCATATATTTTAATAGGGTCAATACTTGTAGTGTTAATGATTATAATTCTTACATCTATTTCAGGGATTGTAGGATCAGTACTTAGTCAAAATTATTTCATAACTGATGATAATATCGCCTTAATGTATAAAGAAAGAATAGAATTATTAGATACTGAATTGATAGAAGAAATTGAAGAATTAAAAAATGATAATAAATATGATAGTTCTAAAATAATTTACATAGGTGATAAGTCAGGGATATATACAAATTTTCAAGAGATATTTGCCATTGCTTCAGTTAAATTTGAACAGGATTTATCTTTTTCTAAAAAAGAAGAAGATTTTATTGAAGATATTTACGAAAAAATATATGATATAAAAATTTCTAAGGAAAAATATACAGTTACTAGAAATGGTGAGGATATAGATAAAACAAGAAAAATTATTACAGTATATACCTATGATATGGAATCAATTATGAATAAGACTAAATTAGATGAAGAACAAAGGTCATGGTCAAGACGTTTAGTTTCAAATTTTTCAGAACAATTTCCAGAATACGCTCATCAATATGGTGAATTAACACAAGATGAAATAAAAGATTTAATTGTTAATGCTCCTCGATTTTCAGATAAAAAACAACAAAAATTATATGATACAGCATTAAGTATTGTAGGAAAGGTGAAGTATTTTTGGGGAGGTAAAAGCTCAGCTGGGTGGAATAATGAATGGGGTGAGTCGACATTGGTTACTTCTCCTGGAAGTGATACAACAGATACATATAAACCTTATGGTCTAGACTGTTCTGGTTATGTTGATTGGGTTTATAAAACTTCAGGAATAGGAAAAATGCTTTCAGGTGGAGGTACAGCTTATCAGTGGGGAAAATCATATCCAATTAACAGTGATGAATTACAAGTAGGAGATTTAGCATTCCTTCAGATGCCTAATTCATCTGGTATAAATCATGTAGGTATTTATATAGGCAAAGATGATGAAAATAATAATCTATATGCTCATTGCCAATGGGGTACTGGTGTAACAGTAAACGGATATAAGGGTTTTAAATATTTTAGAAGAGTTGTAAGATTTGATTAG
- a CDS encoding winged helix-turn-helix transcriptional regulator, which yields MRNINKKLIDFFTNDKFKVLVVLNKHQIQVQEATFSPLTQQEISEILHYSKAKINQIINELIDNEFIEFYNNTKGRYVITKKAIDILKIFNDEEIV from the coding sequence GTGAGAAATATAAATAAAAAATTGATTGATTTTTTTACAAATGACAAGTTTAAAGTATTGGTAGTATTAAATAAACATCAAATACAAGTTCAAGAAGCTACATTTAGTCCGTTAACGCAACAAGAAATTTCTGAAATATTGCATTATAGTAAAGCAAAGATTAATCAAATTATAAATGAATTGATAGATAATGAATTTATTGAATTTTATAACAATACAAAAGGTAGGTATGTAATAACAAAAAAAGCAATAGACATATTAAAAATATTTAATGACGAGGAGATTGTTTAA
- a CDS encoding DUF4238 domain-containing protein → MAEYKFQHYVPRTYLEGWENDNQRVHVFMKDIGKNFYKPTKEILGQNDFYTLKSDDVLVLSEDNRVEIFGDLLKYDIILDNKVLEDIFEISMNYFRYDEWIVKSKDGSVVDKECIQTMIEKKRIIDIEKGWHEIEGEWNYLRSKIVKAMDDKSHNLKLEDGQKIITFIASQKSRNVSKKEEYRVLIDSLLSFVKQNMTDNEYNKMIDEFTEAYFLKSVRQYQQHKSESLILKEQNLMMKLHMVFYRATGNKQFMTSDNPAFTIIDNKFYKGNFNGLYFPLTPELLVALYRGETYRYTRADMPANMMRRVNKYIRENANRFYIKFDK, encoded by the coding sequence ATGGCAGAATATAAATTTCAGCATTACGTTCCTCGCACATATCTTGAAGGATGGGAGAATGATAATCAACGAGTACATGTATTTATGAAGGATATAGGAAAAAATTTTTATAAACCAACTAAAGAAATCCTAGGTCAAAATGATTTTTATACTTTGAAATCAGATGATGTACTTGTATTGTCAGAAGATAATAGAGTGGAGATATTTGGAGATCTTTTAAAATATGACATTATTCTTGATAATAAAGTATTAGAAGACATTTTTGAGATATCAATGAATTATTTTAGGTATGATGAATGGATAGTAAAATCAAAAGATGGTAGTGTTGTAGATAAAGAATGTATTCAAACTATGATAGAGAAAAAAAGAATTATAGATATTGAAAAAGGTTGGCATGAAATTGAAGGCGAATGGAATTATCTTCGTAGTAAAATAGTAAAAGCTATGGATGACAAATCTCATAATCTAAAGCTTGAAGATGGGCAGAAAATTATTACATTTATTGCTTCTCAAAAATCTAGAAATGTTAGTAAAAAGGAAGAATATAGAGTCTTAATTGATTCACTTCTGAGTTTCGTAAAACAAAATATGACAGATAATGAGTACAACAAAATGATTGATGAATTTACAGAAGCATATTTTCTAAAATCTGTTAGACAATATCAGCAACATAAGAGTGAATCTTTGATATTAAAAGAACAAAATTTGATGATGAAATTACATATGGTTTTTTATAGGGCAACAGGTAATAAGCAATTTATGACGTCAGATAATCCTGCTTTTACAATTATAGATAATAAGTTTTACAAAGGTAATTTCAATGGTCTATATTTTCCTTTAACACCAGAGTTATTAGTGGCTTTGTATCGAGGAGAAACTTATAGATATACGCGTGCGGATATGCCTGCCAATATGATGCGACGAGTGAACAAATACATCAGAGAGAATGCTAATCGTTTTTATATAAAGTTTGATAAGTAA